One window of the Trifolium pratense cultivar HEN17-A07 linkage group LG2, ARS_RC_1.1, whole genome shotgun sequence genome contains the following:
- the LOC123905225 gene encoding serine/threonine-protein kinase SAPK7-like, producing the protein MEKRYEVMHVLGSGYYGVTKLAKNIKTREHVAIKYIERGNRIDKNVEREIINHRSLSHPHIIKFKEVFVTPTHLAIVLEYAAGRTLFASLCSASRFSEDEVRYFFQQLISGVYYLHSMQICHRDLKLENSLSDGSPAPRLKICDFGSSKSSLLHSAPKSMVGTLAYVAPEVLSRQGEYDGKIADVWSCGVTLYTMLVGSYPFEDPQDPQNFAKIMKKIINVEYSIPDKVHISAECRQLLSSIFVVNPAKRIIISAIKQHPWFLKNLPREVIQADRKCYKETPDQLSSQQSVEEIMRIVQEARTTPRPSSQDQDCQNFIFTSTRFG; encoded by the exons ATGGAGAAACGTTACGAGGTAATGCATGTGCTTGGTTCCGGCTACTATGGTGTGACTAAGCTGGCCAAAAACATCAAAACAAGAGAACATGTTGCTATTAAATACATTGAAAGAGGAAATAGG ATTGATAAGAATGTCGAAAGGGAGATAATTAATCATAGATCTTTAAGCCATCCACATATCATCAAGTTTAAAGAG GTATTTGTGACACCTACACATTTAGCAATTGTTCTTGAGTATGCTGCTGGTCGTACACTTTTTGCTAGTCTGTGCTCTGCTAGTAGATTCAGTGAAGATGAG gTAAGATATTTCTTTCAACAACTAATATCTGGAGTCTACTACCTTCATTCCATG CAAATTTGTCATAGAGATTTGAAATTGGAGAACTCTCTATCGGATGGAAGTCCAGCTCCTCGACTCAAAATTTGTGACTTTGGATCATCTAAG TCTTCTTTACTGCACTCTGCACCTAAATCAATGGTTGGAACTCTTGCATACGTTGCACCAGAGGTTTTGTCTAGACAGGGGGAGTATGATGGAAAG ATTGCAGATGTTTGGTCATGTGGTGTTACTCTTTATACCATGTTAGTTGGATCATACCCATTTGAAGATCCACAAGATCCTCAAAATTTCGCAAAGATTATGAAG aaaataattaatgttgAATACTCCATACCTGACAAGGTACATATATCTGCGGAGTGTAGGCAGCTCCTCTCTAGTATCTTTGTTGTCAATCCAGCTAAG AGGATTATAATCTCAGCAATAAAACAACACCCTTGGTTTTTGAAGAACTTGCCTAGAGAAGTTATTCAGGCTGATAGAAAATGTTACAAAGAAACACCAGACCAATTATCAAGCCAACAAAGTGTGGAAGAAATCATGCGAATTGTCCAAGAAGCAAGAACAACACCTAGACCAAGTTCACAGGATCAAGATTGtcagaattttatttttacgtcAACTCGTTTTGGTTAA